A stretch of the Glycine soja cultivar W05 chromosome 13, ASM419377v2, whole genome shotgun sequence genome encodes the following:
- the LOC114382319 gene encoding DNA topoisomerase 3-beta isoform X1, with product MAPPIPKVLMVAEKPSIALSIASVLSHAQMFTRRGSTEVHEFDGKFLGSPAHFRVTSVIGHVFSVDFPGKYQDWAATDPLDLFQAQVIKNESNPKAHICRHLSQEARGCRYLVLWLDCDREGENICFEVIKSTGFHINDTYRARFSSVTEKDVVKALDNLVRPNRDEALAVDARQEIDLKVGVAFTRFQTSYFQGKYGNLDSRVISYGPCQTPTLGFCVQRYLQINTFKPEKFWSLHPYIIQNGYEIQLEWQRGKLFDINVAMMFQKLVSEDGLLEVTEISEKQETKSRPVGLNTVNLLKVASSALGFGPQMAMQLAERLYTQGFISYPRTESTAYPPSFDFRGVLSAQTNNPTWGNYVQGLLTNGYQKPRLGTDVGDHPPITPMRSAAEDMLGNDAWKLYQYICQHFIGTVSPDCKYIRRKVEFSIGGESFHCTGQHVVTKGFTAIMPWLAINDKNIPSFIKGQKIEVSKLELYEGSTSPPDFLTESELISLMEKNGIGTDASIPVHINNICERNYVQVQAGRKLVPTTLGITLVRGYQTIDPDLCLPDIRSFIEQQITLIAKGQVDHRHVVQHVIQQFTQKFSYFVKKIEDMDALFEAQFSTLTDSGRILSKCGKCLRYMKFISTQPSRLYCGTCEEVYYLPQKGTIKLYKELSCPLDNFELLICSMPGPDGKSFPLCPYCYINPPFEGIETLINTAKTGTSGKIGKGAGMPCNLCPHPTCPNSLVSQGVCACPECSGTLVLDPVSAPRWKLCCNMCNCLVFLAQGAHRISTTKDRCPECDSSIIEVDFNKKTTPLEDGATLHHGCILCDELLHSLVEMKHGRSFRHMSSRGRGRGARKGGRGRGRGGGKMMDPKMSFRDF from the exons atggcgCCTCCCATTCCCAAAGTTCTCATG GTCGCAGAGAAGCCCAGCATCGCTCTCTCTATTGCTTCTGTTCTCTCTCACGCTCAG ATGTTTACGAGAAGGGGAAGCACTGAAGTTCATGAATTTGATGGCAAGTTTCTTGGATCGCCTGCACATTTTAGAGTAACATCAGTCATTGGGCATGTATTCAG TGTAGATTTTCCTGGTAAATATCAAGATTGGGCAGCCACAGATCCGTTAGATCTTTTTCAAGCTCAGGTTATAAAGAATGAATCAAACCCAAAG GCACATATATGTAGACATTTAAGTCAAGAAGCTCGTGGATGTCGTTATTTGGTATTGTGGTTAGATTGTGATCGTGAAGGagaaaatatatgttttgaGG TTATAAAGTCTACTGGTTTCCATATAAATGATACTTACCGTGCACGGTTCTCTTCTGTTACTGAGAAAGATGTTGTGAAGGCTCTAGACAACCTTGTCAGACCCAACAGAGATGAGGCGCTGGCTGTAGATGCTAGGCAAGAGATAGATTTGAAAGTTGGAGTTGCCTTTACTCGATTTCAAACGAGTTATTTCCAGGGAAAATATGGGAACCTAGATTCCAGAGTCATCTC CTATGGACCGTGTCAAACTCCTACCTTAGGATTTTGTGTGCAGCGGTATTTACAAATAAACACTTTCAAGCCGGAAAAGTTTTGGAGTTTGCACCCTTACATAATTCAAAATGGCTATGAGATTCAGCTAGAATGGCAACGTGGCAAATTGTTTGACATAAAT GTTGCTATGATGTTTCAAAAGCTGGTTTCTGAAGATGGACTTTTGGAAGTTACAGAAATATCAGAAAAACAGGAAACCAAAAGTCGCCCTGTTGGTCTAAACACAGTGAATCTTCTGAAG GTTGCTTCAAGTGCTCTTGGATTTGGGCCTCAGATGGCTATGCAACTAGCTGAACGGTTGTATACTCAAGGTTTTATCAG CTATCCACGCACGGAAAGCACAGCATACCCTCCTTCATTTGACTTTCGTGGTGTACTCTCTGCACAAACAAATAATCCAACTTGGGGTAATTATGTACAAGGGCTACTTACCAATGGTTATCAAAAACCTCGATTGGGAACAGATGTAGGTGACCATCCTCCCATTACTCCAATGAGATCAGCAGCAGAAGATATGCTGGGCAATGATGCTTGGAAGCTGTACCAATATATCTGTCAACACTTCATAGGGACAGTGTCTCCGGACTGCAAGTATATAAG GAGAAAGGTTGAATTTTCCATTGGCGGAGAGTCCTTTCATTGTACAGGGCAGCATGTTGTCACCAAAGGATTTACTGCTATTATGCCTTGGTTGgccataaatgataaaaatatcccATCATTTATAAAAGGGCAGAAAATAGAAGTATCAAAATTGGAGCTCTATGAG GGGAGCACCAGTCCTCCAGATTTCCTTACTGAAAGTGAGCTGATATCCCTGATGGAGAAGAATGGAATAGGAACAGATGCATCGATTCCTGTTCATATTAACAACATATGTGAGCGGAATTATGTGCAG GTACAAGCAGGCAGAAAGCTTGTCCCAACCACATTAGGCATAACATTAGTAAGAGGTTATCAAACAATAGATCCAGATCTCTGCCTGCCTGATATTCGTAGCTTCATTGAGCAACAAATTACTCTTATTGCCAAGGGTCAGGTGGATCATCGTCATGTGGTGCAGCATGTAATCCAACAGTTCACGCAGAAGTTTAGTTACTTTGTCAAAAAG ATTGAAGACATGGATGCATTATTTGAAGCGCAGTTTTCTACGCTAACTGATTCAGGGCGTATTCTGAGCAAATGTGGTAAATGCTTGAGATATATGAAGTTCATTTCTACTCAGCCATCACGATTGTATTGTGGTACATGTGAGGAGGTTTACTATCTTCCTCAGAAGGGCACAATAAAG CTGTACAAAGAATTGTCTTGTCCTCTAGACAATTTTGAGCTTTTGATCTGCTCCATGCCTGGCCCAGATGGTAAATCGTTTCCACTATGCCCATACTGCTACATCAATCCCCCATTTGAAGGTATTGAAACACTCATCAACACGGCTAAAACTGGAACTTCTGGCAAGATTGGCAAGGGAGCTGGCATGCCCTGCAACCTATGCCCTCATCCCACTTGCCCAAATTCTCTGGTTTCCCAGGGTGTATGTGCTTGTCCAGAGTGCAGTGGAACACTTGTCTTAGACCCAGTAAGTGCTCCCAGATGGAAACTTTGTTGCAATATGTGCAATTGCCTAGTTTTTCTTGCACAAGGTGCTCATAGAATCTCCACAACTAAAGATCGGTGCCCTGAATGCGACTCCTCAATCATAGAAGTGGACTTCAACAAGAAAACAACTCCTCTGGAAGACGGAGCTACCTTGCACCATGGTTGCATTCTATGTGATGAGTTGCTACATTCCCTTGTGGAAATGAAACATGGTAGAAGTTTCAGGCATATGAGTTCACGAGGAAGAGGTAGAGGAGCAAGAAAAGGTGGAAGGGGCAGAGGACGCGGGGGTGGAAAAATGATGGATCCAAAAATGAGCTTCCGAGATTTCTGA
- the LOC114382319 gene encoding DNA topoisomerase 3-beta isoform X2, producing the protein MYSDFPGKYQDWAATDPLDLFQAQVIKNESNPKAHICRHLSQEARGCRYLVLWLDCDREGENICFEVIKSTGFHINDTYRARFSSVTEKDVVKALDNLVRPNRDEALAVDARQEIDLKVGVAFTRFQTSYFQGKYGNLDSRVISYGPCQTPTLGFCVQRYLQINTFKPEKFWSLHPYIIQNGYEIQLEWQRGKLFDINVAMMFQKLVSEDGLLEVTEISEKQETKSRPVGLNTVNLLKVASSALGFGPQMAMQLAERLYTQGFISYPRTESTAYPPSFDFRGVLSAQTNNPTWGNYVQGLLTNGYQKPRLGTDVGDHPPITPMRSAAEDMLGNDAWKLYQYICQHFIGTVSPDCKYIRRKVEFSIGGESFHCTGQHVVTKGFTAIMPWLAINDKNIPSFIKGQKIEVSKLELYEGSTSPPDFLTESELISLMEKNGIGTDASIPVHINNICERNYVQVQAGRKLVPTTLGITLVRGYQTIDPDLCLPDIRSFIEQQITLIAKGQVDHRHVVQHVIQQFTQKFSYFVKKIEDMDALFEAQFSTLTDSGRILSKCGKCLRYMKFISTQPSRLYCGTCEEVYYLPQKGTIKLYKELSCPLDNFELLICSMPGPDGKSFPLCPYCYINPPFEGIETLINTAKTGTSGKIGKGAGMPCNLCPHPTCPNSLVSQGVCACPECSGTLVLDPVSAPRWKLCCNMCNCLVFLAQGAHRISTTKDRCPECDSSIIEVDFNKKTTPLEDGATLHHGCILCDELLHSLVEMKHGRSFRHMSSRGRGRGARKGGRGRGRGGGKMMDPKMSFRDF; encoded by the exons ATGTATTCAG ATTTTCCTGGTAAATATCAAGATTGGGCAGCCACAGATCCGTTAGATCTTTTTCAAGCTCAGGTTATAAAGAATGAATCAAACCCAAAG GCACATATATGTAGACATTTAAGTCAAGAAGCTCGTGGATGTCGTTATTTGGTATTGTGGTTAGATTGTGATCGTGAAGGagaaaatatatgttttgaGG TTATAAAGTCTACTGGTTTCCATATAAATGATACTTACCGTGCACGGTTCTCTTCTGTTACTGAGAAAGATGTTGTGAAGGCTCTAGACAACCTTGTCAGACCCAACAGAGATGAGGCGCTGGCTGTAGATGCTAGGCAAGAGATAGATTTGAAAGTTGGAGTTGCCTTTACTCGATTTCAAACGAGTTATTTCCAGGGAAAATATGGGAACCTAGATTCCAGAGTCATCTC CTATGGACCGTGTCAAACTCCTACCTTAGGATTTTGTGTGCAGCGGTATTTACAAATAAACACTTTCAAGCCGGAAAAGTTTTGGAGTTTGCACCCTTACATAATTCAAAATGGCTATGAGATTCAGCTAGAATGGCAACGTGGCAAATTGTTTGACATAAAT GTTGCTATGATGTTTCAAAAGCTGGTTTCTGAAGATGGACTTTTGGAAGTTACAGAAATATCAGAAAAACAGGAAACCAAAAGTCGCCCTGTTGGTCTAAACACAGTGAATCTTCTGAAG GTTGCTTCAAGTGCTCTTGGATTTGGGCCTCAGATGGCTATGCAACTAGCTGAACGGTTGTATACTCAAGGTTTTATCAG CTATCCACGCACGGAAAGCACAGCATACCCTCCTTCATTTGACTTTCGTGGTGTACTCTCTGCACAAACAAATAATCCAACTTGGGGTAATTATGTACAAGGGCTACTTACCAATGGTTATCAAAAACCTCGATTGGGAACAGATGTAGGTGACCATCCTCCCATTACTCCAATGAGATCAGCAGCAGAAGATATGCTGGGCAATGATGCTTGGAAGCTGTACCAATATATCTGTCAACACTTCATAGGGACAGTGTCTCCGGACTGCAAGTATATAAG GAGAAAGGTTGAATTTTCCATTGGCGGAGAGTCCTTTCATTGTACAGGGCAGCATGTTGTCACCAAAGGATTTACTGCTATTATGCCTTGGTTGgccataaatgataaaaatatcccATCATTTATAAAAGGGCAGAAAATAGAAGTATCAAAATTGGAGCTCTATGAG GGGAGCACCAGTCCTCCAGATTTCCTTACTGAAAGTGAGCTGATATCCCTGATGGAGAAGAATGGAATAGGAACAGATGCATCGATTCCTGTTCATATTAACAACATATGTGAGCGGAATTATGTGCAG GTACAAGCAGGCAGAAAGCTTGTCCCAACCACATTAGGCATAACATTAGTAAGAGGTTATCAAACAATAGATCCAGATCTCTGCCTGCCTGATATTCGTAGCTTCATTGAGCAACAAATTACTCTTATTGCCAAGGGTCAGGTGGATCATCGTCATGTGGTGCAGCATGTAATCCAACAGTTCACGCAGAAGTTTAGTTACTTTGTCAAAAAG ATTGAAGACATGGATGCATTATTTGAAGCGCAGTTTTCTACGCTAACTGATTCAGGGCGTATTCTGAGCAAATGTGGTAAATGCTTGAGATATATGAAGTTCATTTCTACTCAGCCATCACGATTGTATTGTGGTACATGTGAGGAGGTTTACTATCTTCCTCAGAAGGGCACAATAAAG CTGTACAAAGAATTGTCTTGTCCTCTAGACAATTTTGAGCTTTTGATCTGCTCCATGCCTGGCCCAGATGGTAAATCGTTTCCACTATGCCCATACTGCTACATCAATCCCCCATTTGAAGGTATTGAAACACTCATCAACACGGCTAAAACTGGAACTTCTGGCAAGATTGGCAAGGGAGCTGGCATGCCCTGCAACCTATGCCCTCATCCCACTTGCCCAAATTCTCTGGTTTCCCAGGGTGTATGTGCTTGTCCAGAGTGCAGTGGAACACTTGTCTTAGACCCAGTAAGTGCTCCCAGATGGAAACTTTGTTGCAATATGTGCAATTGCCTAGTTTTTCTTGCACAAGGTGCTCATAGAATCTCCACAACTAAAGATCGGTGCCCTGAATGCGACTCCTCAATCATAGAAGTGGACTTCAACAAGAAAACAACTCCTCTGGAAGACGGAGCTACCTTGCACCATGGTTGCATTCTATGTGATGAGTTGCTACATTCCCTTGTGGAAATGAAACATGGTAGAAGTTTCAGGCATATGAGTTCACGAGGAAGAGGTAGAGGAGCAAGAAAAGGTGGAAGGGGCAGAGGACGCGGGGGTGGAAAAATGATGGATCCAAAAATGAGCTTCCGAGATTTCTGA
- the LOC114380759 gene encoding kinesin-like protein KIN-12B translates to MKHFMLPRNPLRDAAELPSSPSPTPTTSSAKPRSSSRKHKPSKENDPPSDPNLVTPSPAKLKSPLPPRPPSSNPLKRKLTAADALTDNSLPAPSDSGVKVIVRMRPLSPDKDNVDPTVQKVSNDSLSINGHNFTFDSVADMAATQLDIFEHIGVPLVEHCLAGFNSSVFAYGQTGSGKTYTMWGPANCLSEENDQQGLAPRVFQRLFARISEEQTKHSGNQLNYQCHCSFLEIYNEQIMDLLDPNQKNLQIREDVKSGVYVENLTEEDVSSINDVTQLLIKGLSNRRTGATSINSESSRSHTVFICVVESRCKSAADGMSRFKTSRINLVDLAGSERQKSTGAAGERLKEAGNINRSLSQLGNLINILAEVSQTGKQRHIPYRDSRLTFLLQESLGGNAKLAMICAISPAQSCRSETFSTLRFAQRAKAIKNKAVVNEVMEDNVKHLRQVIRQLRDELHRIKANGYNPTESSGGHSAAWIRQSLNLLQSSLNRPPPLSRLDEDGDEEMEIDEEGVEDHDGVSCTANMPSNCNIVDNNDNEMNTDDQDLAQPGVEKNIPSCSGSKGLNEEPSRAMVQNSFSCPIGESDSPSAATNCVSPAGLSIVQCDLSPILKSPAPSVSPRISTSRKSLRTSTGLSPSENDLHVEKDLDMKTITKKSSTSALSSQTSPNFLSKTENLAASIRHGLEIMDSYKRNSALRQSPYRFSLQPRESRLIFPTNKVDVGLQTSLDDIVGEDSVLFTCSNCKNRAHLDANETDNDSNLQLIPVDCLEFADKPKKQVIKAVEKVLAGSIRREMALEEFCAKQTSEIMQLNRLVQQYKHERECNAIIAQTREDKILRLESLMDGVLPTEEFMEEELVALTHEHKILKDKYENHPEVLKMEIELKKVQEELEKYQNFYKLGEREVLMEEIQSLRSQLQFYVDSSSTSARKQYPLLQLTYSSEPSMAATLTVIPESTEEREETNETLASSRNDTEAQFEQERIKWTEAESRWISLSEELRAELESSRLLAEKRKQELDAERECTQELQEAMHMAIEGHARLLEQYADLEEKHIHLLARHRQIQDGIEDVKKAASRAGVRGAESKFINALAAEISALKAEREKERRILRDENKGLQSQLKDTAEAVQAAGELLLRLKEAEEAVTTAQKRAMDAEQEAAKAYKQIDKLKNKHEKEIITLNELLLEARLPKESVRPTYDDDVVMPSYDDSKEPKSVNDQFEPFTNNAEYGELAKVTESSWFSGYDRCNI, encoded by the exons ATGAAGCACTTCATGCTCCCAAGAAACCCTCTCAGGGACGCAGCAGAGCTTCCTTCTTCTCCAAGTCCCACCCCAACTACTAGCTCCGCCAAACCCCGTTCCTCTTCTCGCAAACACAAACCCTCCAAAGAGAACGACCCTCCCTCCGATCCCAATCTCGTTACTCCTTCCCCTGCCAAATTGAAGAGCCCCTTGCCCCCGAGACCCCCTTCTTCCAATCCTCTCAAGCGCAAGCTCACCGCCGCCGATGCCCTAACCGACAATTCCCTCCCCGCACCCTCCGATTCCGGCGTCAAG GTTATTGTCAGGATGAGGCCGCTGTCTCCGGACAAGGACAATGTAGATCCCACAGTTCAGAAGGTTTCCAATGATTCCCTGTCCATTAATGGACACAATTTCACCTTTGATTCCGTCGCTGACATGGCGGCTACTCAG CTGGATATTTTCGAACACATTGGGGTGCCTTTGGTAGAGCATTGTTTGGCCGGCTTCAATAGTTCAGTTTTTGCTTATGGACag ACGGGGAGCGGGAAGACTTATACAATGTGGGGTCCTGCCAATTGTTTGTCGGAGGAAAATGATCAGCAAGGACTTGCCCCCCGTGTTTTTCAGCGACTCTTTGCTCGCATAAGTGAA GAGCAAACTAAGCATTCTGGCAACCAACTCAATTATCAGTGCCACTGCTCTTTTCTTGAG ATATACAATGAGCAAATCATGGATCTGTTGGATCCGAATCAGAAAAACCTACAG ATTAGAGAAGATGTGAAGTCTGGTGTCTATGTTGAAAATCTTACAGAGGAGGATGTGTCTTCAATTAACGATGTAACTCAGCTTTTAATAAAG GGATTATCGAACAGGAGAACTGGTGCAACCAGTATAAATTCTGAAAGTTCCCGCTCGCATACTGTTTTTATTTGTGTTGTTGAATCTCGATGCAAG AGTGCAGCAGATGGTATGAGCAGATTTAAAACAAGTAGGATCAATCTTGTTGATCTAGCTGGGTCAGAACGGCAAAAATCAACAGGTGCTGCAGGAGAGCGATTGAAGGAAGCTGGCAATATTAATAGATCACTCTCACAGCTTGG GAATCTGATAAATATTCTTGCGGAAGTCTCCCAGACAGGAAAGCAGCGGCATATACCGTATAGAGATTCTAGGTTGACATTTTTGTTGCAGGAGTCTCTTGGAGGAAATGCAAAATTAGCAATGATTTGTGCTATTTCACCAGCACAAAG TTGTAGGAGTGAAACATTCAGTACACTGAGATTTGCACAACGTGCCAAAGCTATCAAGAACAAGGCAGTTGTTAATGAAGTTATGGAAGATAATGTGAAGCACTTGCGACAAGTGATTCGGCAACTAAGG GATGAGCTTCATCGAATTAAAGCAAATGGTTACAACCCAACGGAGTCAAGTGGAGGTCATTCAGCAGCTTGGATCCGACAAAGCTTGAACTTGTTACAATCCAGCCTCAATCGACCACCACCATTATCCCGTCTCGATGAAGATGGTGATGAGGAGATGGAGATTGATGAGGAAGGTGTTGAGGACCATGATGGAGTTTCCTGCACTGCCAATATGCCGAGTAATTGTAATATTGTAGACAATAATGACAACGAAATGAACACTGATGATCAGGATTTGGCTCAACCTGGTGTGGAGAAAAATATACCTAGTTGCTCTGGCAGTAAAGGTTTGAATGAAGAACCATCCCGTGCAATGGTCCAAAACAGTTTCTCTTGTCCTATTGGTGAATCTGATTCTCCTAGTGCAGCAACAAATTGTGTCTCGCCTGCCGGCCTTAGCATAGTTCAGTGTGATTTATCCCCAATCCTTAAATCCCCAGCTCCTAGTGTTTCACCTAGAATCAGCACCAGCAGGAAAAGTCTGAGGACATCAACAGGGCTGTCTCCTTCTGAGAATGATCTTCATGTtgaaaaagatttggacatGAAAACCATCACTAAGAAAAGCTCAACTTCTGCCTTGTCTAGTCAGACATCTCCAAATTTCCTTAGTAAAACAGAAAATTTAGCAGCAAGCATACGGCATGGTCTTGAAATTATGGATAGTTACAAACGTAATTCAGCTTTGAGGCAGTCACCATATAGGTTTTCATTACAACCAAGAGAGTCTAGATTAatttttcccactaacaaagtTGATGTGGGCCTACAGACTTCTCTTGATGATATTGTTGGAGAAGATTCTGTTCTATTCACCTGTAGTAATTGTAAAAACAGAGCTCATCTTGATGCCAATGAGACTGACAATGATTCAAATCTACAGTTGATACCTGTTGATTGTCTTGAGTTTGCTGATAAGCCAAAGAAGCAAGTTATCAAA GCAGTAGAGAAGGTTTTGGCAGGATCTATAAGGAGAGAAATGGCCCTTGAAGAGTTCTGTGCCAAGCAGACTTCTGAGATAATGCAGCTTAATCGCTTG GTGCAACAGTACAAGCATGAGAGGGAATGCAATGCCATAATTGCACAGACAAGGGAAGATAAAATTCTTCGCCTTGAGAGCCTTATGGATGGTGTTTTACCCACTGAAGAGTTCATGGAGGAAGAGCTAGTGGCTCTTACCCATGAACATAAG ATTTTAAAGGATAAGTACGAGAATCATCCAGAAGTTTTGAAGATGGAGATAGAGTTGAAAAAAGTGCAAGAGGAACTAGAGAAGTATCAAAATTTCTACAAATTGGGGGAGAGAGAAGTGCTGATGGAAGAGATACAAAGCTTAAGAAGCCAACTTCAATTTTATGTAGACTCTTCATCCACATCAGCAAGGAAGCAATATCCGCTATTGCAATTGACTTACTCGTCTGAGCCCAGTATGGCAGCAACCCTCACTGTCATTCCAGAGTCCACAGAGGAGAGAGAAGAAACAAATGAAACTCTTGCATCATCCAGGAATGATACTGAAGCACAATTTGAACAAGAAAGAATTAAATGGACAGAGGCAGAAAGCAGGTGGATTTCTCTTTCTGAAGAACTGAGAGCTGAGCTTGAGAGTAGCAGGTTGCTAGCTGAAAAGAGGAAGCAGGAATTAGATGCGGAGAGGGAGTGTACTCAGGAGCTTCAGGAAGCCATGCACATGGCTATAGAAGGCCATGCAAGACTTTTAGAGCAATATGCAGATTTGGAAGAGAAACACATCCATTTGCTTGCAAGGCATAGACAGATCCAGGATGGAATTGAGGATGTCAAGAAAGCGGCTTCCAGAGCAGGAGTACGAGGTGCGGAGTCTAAGTTCATAAATGCCCTAGCTGCTGAAATTTCAGCTTTAAAagcagaaagagaaaaagaacgGCGAATCTtaagagatgaaaataaaggGCTTCAGTCTCAGTTGAAGGACACTGCAGAAGCAGTGCAAGCTGCTGGTGAACTGCTTTTGCGGCTTAAAGAGGCTGAGGAAGCTGTCACTACTGCACAG AAACGGGCTATGGATGCAGAACAGGAAGCTGCCAAGGCCTACAAACAAATTGATAAGTTGAAGAATAAACATGAAAAGGAGATTATCACACTAAATGAGCTTCTTTTGGAAGCACGTTTGCCAAAGGAATCTGTACGACCGACTTATGATGACGATGTTGTCATGCCTAGTTATGACGACTCAAAGGAGCCAAAGAGTGTTAATGATCAGTTTGAGCCATTTACTAATAATGCAGAGTATGGTGAGCTCGCCAAAGTAACAGAATCATCGTGGTTCTCTGGTTACGACAGatgtaatatataa
- the LOC114381971 gene encoding cysteine proteinase inhibitor B: MAVALTIVLSLLSVLSSASCARMVGGKTEVPDVRTNREVQELGRFAVEEYNRGLKQWKNNGSEQLNFSEVVEAQQQVVSGMKYYLKISATHKGVHKMFTSVVVVKPWLHSKQLLHFAPAAPSSKDF; the protein is encoded by the coding sequence ATGGCTGTGGCTTTGACGATTGTGTTGAGCTTGCTCTCGGTTCTCTCTTCTGCATCTTGTGCACGAATGGTGGGGGGGAAGACGGAGGTCCCCGACGTGAGAACAAACAGGGAAGTGCAAGAGCTTGGAAGGTTCGCGGTGGAGGAGTACAACCGCGGTTTGAAACAGTGGAAGAACAATGGGAGTGAACAGTTGAACTTTTCGGAGGTGGTGGAGGCGCAGCAACAAGTGGTGTCAGGAATGAAGTACTACTTGAAGATCTCAGCTACTCATAAAGGGGTTCACAAAATGTTCACCTCTGTTGTGGTGGTCAAGCCATGGCTTCATTCCAAGCAACTCCTTCATTTTGCGCCTGCAGCACCATCCAGTAAAGATTTTTGA
- the LOC114381179 gene encoding uncharacterized protein LOC114381179 produces the protein MVSYTSYFIYRRAENPLQILKFRSIFFFSLEATCWQTYGTLRHCHSGSERGKNQKLTNRVGLFWDLDNKPPNSIPPYEVANKLRIAASSFGVVRYMVAYANSHTFSHVPQGVRESRKEKELLYRLENKGVIKPNQPYRCKVCGRKFYTNDKLVNHFKQLHESEHTKRMNQIKSARGSRRVKLVAKYSMKMEKYKKAASDILTPKVGYGLADELKRAGFWVRTVSDKPQAADQALQSHIVDIMDHRRVECVVLVSDDSDFVDVINEAKMRCLKTVVIGDIDEGFLKRTADTAFSWEEILMGKAKKQAVSVVKNWKDRDILKKLEWTYNPDEDKSNFNLDDTVTEASEDDNIEDTTCDEVDDAYKDDRGSWWELDSDDDATTRQSGKLSGLSVNR, from the coding sequence ATGGTTTCTTATACAAGTTATTTCATTTATAGAAGAGCAGAGAACCCATTGCAAATCCTTAAATTTCGTAGCATCTTCTTTTTCTCACTGGAAGCTACATGTTGGCAAACATACGGTACCTTGAGACATTGTCATTCTGGGTCAGAACGGGGTAAAAATCAGAAATTGACAAACAGGGTGGGGCTTTTCTGGGACTTGGACAATAAACCACCCAATTCAATCCCACCTTATGAAGTTGCCAATAAGCTGAGAATAGCTGCATCTTCCTTTGGTGTTGTTCGTTATATGGTGGCTTATGCAAATAGCCACACTTTTAGCCATGTCCCTCAAGGTGTCCGGGAGAGTAGGAAAGAGAAGGAACTGTTGTATCGTTTAGAGAATAAGGGTGTCATCAAGCCAAATCAACCTTATCGTTGTAAGGTTTGTGGGAGAAAGTTTTATACTAATGACAAGCTTGTTAACCATTTCAAGCAACTGCATGAGAGTGAGCACACGAAAAGGATGAACCAGATAAAGTCTGCTAGGGGGAGCAGGAGGGTGAAGTTGGTGGCCAAGTATTCTATGAAAATGGAAAAGTATAAGAAGGCTGCAAGTGATATTCTCACTCCCAAAGTGGGGTACGGTTTGGCGGATGAGCTCAAACGGGCTGGTTTTTGGGTTCGAACAGTGTCGGATAAGCCACAAGCTGCAGATCAAGCACTGCAAAGCCACATTGTGGATATCATGGATCATAGGCGGGTTGAGTGTGTGGTCCTTGTGTCTGATGATTCTGATTTTGTTGATGTGATAAACGAAGCAAAGATGCGATGTCTGAAGACGGTTGTCATTGGGGATATTGATGAAGGTTTCTTGAAGAGGACTGCTGATACTGCATTTTCTTGGGAGGAAATTCTGATGGGGAAAGCTAAAAAGCAGGCTGTTTCGGTTGTGAAAAACTGGAAGGATCGTGATATCTTAAAAAAGTTGGAGTGGACATACAACCCTGATGAGGATAAAAGTAATTTCAATCTGGATGATACCGTTACTGAAGCATCTGAAGATGATAATATTGAAGATACTACCTGTGATGAAGTTGATGATGCCTATAAGGATGACAGAGGTTCTTGGTGGGAATtagattctgatgatgatgccACAACTAGACAGTCAGGAAAATTATCTGGTTTATCGGTGAATAGGTGA